The following proteins come from a genomic window of Sorex araneus isolate mSorAra2 chromosome 1, mSorAra2.pri, whole genome shotgun sequence:
- the LOC101556118 gene encoding olfactory receptor 13C3, translating to MGKINQTFVLEFILLGLSGYPMIEIIYFVLILIMYLVILLGNGVLIIASVFDSRLHTPMYFFLGNLSFLDICYTSSSVPSTLVSLISKKRNISYSACTVQMFLGFAMGSTECLLLGVMAFDRYVAICNPLRYSIIMSKIVYVLMASVSWLSGGINSIVQTSLAMQLPFCGKNIINHFTCEILAVLNLACADISLNIITMVISNMVFLVLPLTVIFFSYIFILYTILRMNSATGRRKAFSTCSAHLTVVIIFYGTIFFMYAKPKSQEHEGDEWQTTDKLISLFYGVVTPMLNPIIYSLRNKDVKAAIKYLLNKKSFQ from the coding sequence ATGGGTAAGATAAATCAGACTTTTGTGTTAGAATTTATTCTTCTGGGTCTTTCAGGATACCCAATGATAGagattatttactttgttttaattCTAATTATGTATCTAGTGATTCTACTTGGCAATGGTGTTCTGATCATAGCAAGTGTCTTTGATTCCCGCCTTCAcacccccatgtatttcttccttggaaacCTCTCTTTTCTGGATATCTGTTACACTTCCTCTTCTGTTCCCTCCACTTTAGTAAGCTTAatatcaaagaaaagaaacatttcctACTCTGCATGTACAGTACAAATGTTCCTTGGATTTGCAATGGGGTCAACAGAGTGTTTGCTCCTTGGTGTAATGGCttttgaccgctatgtggccatctgtaaTCCTCTGAGATACTCTATCATTATGAGCAAGATAGTATATGTACTGATGGCTTCTGTGTCTTGGCTCTCTGGTGGAATCAATTCAATTGTGCAAACATCTCTTGCCATGCAATTGCCATTCTGTGGGAAGAACATTATCAATCATTTCACATGTGAAATATTAGCAGTCCTCAATCTTGCTTGTGCTGATATATCCCTCAATATTATCACCATGGTGATATCAAATATGGTATTTCTGGTTCTTCCACTGACAGTCATCTTTTTCTCCTATATCTTTATCCTCTACACCATCTTGAGAATGAACTCAGCCACTGGAAGACGCAAGGCCTTTTCTACCTGCTCAGCACATCTGACTGTAGTCATCATATTTTATGGCACCATATTTTTCATGTATGCCAAACCCAAGTCTCAAGAACATGAGGGAGACGAGTGGCAGACAACAGACAAGCTCATCTCTCTTTTTTATGGAGTAGTAACCCCTATGCTAAATCCTATTATCTATAGTTTGAGGAATAAGGATGTAAAAGCTGCCATAAAATACCTGTTGAACAAAAAATCATTTCAGTAA
- the LOC101555851 gene encoding olfactory receptor 13C8: MERNNGSMLTEFILIGLSAHPKLQTVLFVLVLWMYLIILLGNGILITVIINDSHLHTPMYFFLCNLSFLDICYTSSSVPLILDNFLTVTKRVSFSGCMVQMFLSFAMGATECLLLGVMALDRYIAICYPLRYPVIMSKSVYVPMAVGSWVAGLVDSMVQTSLAIQLQFCANVINHFVCEILAILKLACTDITINVISMTGSNLIFLVIPLLIISISYIFIVATILMIPSTEGKRKAFSTCSSHLTVVIIFYGTIFFMYAKPKSKSSAGTNNQDIFDALISLFYGVVTPMLNPLIYSLRNKDVKTAVKNMVGRTKFSDRT; the protein is encoded by the coding sequence ATGGAAAGGAACAATGGCTCCATGTTGACAGAATTTATCCTCATTGGGCTTTCTGCCCATCCAAAGCTACAGACAGTTTTATTTGTGCTAGTTTTATGGATGTATCTGATTATCCTTCTCGGAAATGGAATCCTTATCACAGTAATCATCAATGATTCCCACTTACACACCCCTATGTATTTCTTCCTCTGTAATCTTTCCTTCTTGGACATTTGCTACACAAGTTCTTCTGTCCCATTAATACTTGACAATTTTCTGACAGTGACTAAAAGGGTTTCATTTTCTGGGTGCATGGTGCAAATGTTTCTCTCATTTGCCATGGGAGCCACAGAGTGTCTGCTTCTAGGCGTGATGGCCCTCGATCGCTACATAGCCATCTGCTACCCACTGAGATACCCTGTCATCATGAGCAAAAGTGTTTATGTGCCCATGGCAGTAGGATCCTGGGTCGCTGGGCTTGTTGATTCAATGGTGCAGACATCTCTTGCAATACAATTACAATTCTGTGCAAATGTCATTAATCACTTTGTCTGTGAAATTCTGGCTATCCTAAAACTGGCCTGTACTGATATTACAATCAATGTGATAAGCATGACAGGGTCAAATCTGATATTTCTGGTTATTCCACTGCTAATAATTTCCATctcttacatttttattgttgCCACTATTCTGATGATCCCTTCTACTGAAGGAAAGCGTAAGGCCTTCTCCACCTGTTCATCTCATTTGACAGTGGTGATTATATTCTATGGAACCATTTTCTTCATGTATGCAAAGCCCAAGTCTAAAAGCTCAGCTGGGACAAATAACCAAGACATCTTTGACGCTCTCATCTCCCTCTTCTATGGAGTGGTGACCCCGATGCTGAATCCTCTCATCTATAGTCTGAGGAACAAGGATGTAAAGACGGCTGTGAAGAACATGGTGGGCAGGACAAAGTTCTCTGACAGGACGTGA